A portion of the Kineococcus endophyticus genome contains these proteins:
- a CDS encoding zinc-binding dehydrogenase, which produces MAETMKAVVVHGPHDYRLEEVPVPVAGPGEALLKVEAVGICASDLKCYHGAAKFWGDENRPAWAETDTVPGHEFTGRIAEIDDEAAARWGVRVGDRIVAEQIVPCWECRYCNRGDYHMCQPHDMFGFKRRTPGAMAEYLVLPKEALVHKAPESIPPWQVAYAEPLSCALHAVERAGIRFDDTVVVAGCGPIGLGMIAGAAAKFPQRIIALDALPQKLELARKCGADVTLNITEVDVVEEVKKLTGGYGADVYIEGTGHPSAVAQGLNLLRKLGTFVEYSVFKDPVTVDWSIISDDKELNVLGAHLGQDTWPAALRLIESGRLPLDEICSHQLPLSEFQKGLDLVADSANSVKVSLIP; this is translated from the coding sequence ATGGCAGAGACGATGAAGGCGGTGGTCGTGCACGGACCGCACGACTACCGCTTGGAAGAGGTCCCCGTCCCCGTCGCCGGTCCCGGTGAGGCGTTGTTGAAGGTCGAGGCGGTGGGGATCTGCGCGAGCGACCTGAAGTGCTACCACGGGGCGGCGAAGTTCTGGGGGGACGAGAACCGGCCGGCGTGGGCTGAGACGGACACCGTTCCCGGTCACGAGTTCACCGGGCGCATCGCCGAGATCGACGACGAGGCGGCGGCGCGGTGGGGTGTGCGGGTCGGTGACCGCATCGTGGCCGAGCAGATCGTGCCGTGCTGGGAGTGCCGGTACTGCAACCGTGGTGACTACCACATGTGCCAGCCGCACGACATGTTCGGTTTCAAGCGGCGGACACCGGGGGCGATGGCGGAGTACCTGGTGCTGCCGAAGGAGGCGTTGGTCCACAAGGCGCCGGAGTCGATCCCGCCGTGGCAGGTGGCGTACGCCGAGCCGTTGTCGTGTGCGTTGCACGCGGTGGAGCGGGCGGGCATCCGGTTCGACGACACGGTGGTGGTCGCCGGGTGCGGGCCGATCGGGTTGGGGATGATCGCGGGGGCGGCGGCGAAGTTCCCGCAGCGGATCATCGCGTTGGACGCGTTGCCGCAGAAGTTGGAGCTGGCCAGGAAGTGCGGCGCTGACGTCACGTTGAACATCACCGAGGTCGACGTGGTGGAGGAGGTCAAGAAGCTCACGGGTGGTTACGGCGCGGACGTGTACATCGAGGGGACGGGGCATCCGTCGGCGGTGGCGCAGGGGTTGAACCTGTTGCGGAAGCTGGGGACGTTCGTGGAGTACTCGGTGTTCAAGGATCCGGTGACGGTGGACTGGTCGATCATCTCCGACGACAAGGAGTTGAACGTGCTGGGTGCGCACCTGGGGCAGGACACGTGGCCGGCGGCGTTGAGGTTGATCGAGTCCGGTCGTCTGCCGTTGGACGAGATCTGCTCGCACCAGTTGCCGTTGTCGGAGTTCCAGAAGGGTCTGGACCTGGTGGCGGACTCGGCGAACTCCGTGAAGGTCTCCCTCATCCCCTGA
- a CDS encoding extracellular solute-binding protein codes for MNEFTRSESGLHVPKKKVTRRSMLAAMGGAATVPMLYGCGVGTGGGGDDAGSANGAGEVTGSFDWKALKGESIKILQTPHPYQQAFQPLLKEFTELTGIEVQADLVAEADYFTKLNTELAGKTGAHDVFMTGAYFIWQYGPPGWMEDLKPWIENSAATSDEYDFEDIYEGLRTSTRWDFEKGSELGTGGQWAIPWGFETNVVAYNKKEFDARGIALPETFDDFIQLANDLTDRSQNRYGVAFRGSKSWATIHPGFMTQFTREGAKDYTAEGTTYTAAMNSDKAVDFTKKWVDLAKSAGPTSWTTYDYPQCTGDLGNGNAMMVYDADSATYPKQKAGASAQAGNLAWYPGPAGPDGSYATNLWTWSLAMNAASKKKQAAWLFIQWATGKEAMNKATSSTFADPVRASVFDGSFKQTLGEFPGYLETFEKVIDSTKIQFTPQTKFFETTEDWAVALQDIYSGADAKSRLDELAKANTSKINA; via the coding sequence ATGAACGAGTTCACCCGGTCCGAGAGCGGACTGCACGTCCCGAAGAAGAAGGTCACCCGCCGCTCGATGCTCGCCGCCATGGGCGGCGCGGCCACCGTCCCCATGCTGTACGGCTGCGGGGTCGGCACCGGTGGTGGCGGCGACGACGCCGGCAGCGCCAACGGCGCCGGCGAGGTCACCGGGTCCTTCGACTGGAAGGCCCTCAAGGGCGAGAGCATCAAGATCCTGCAGACCCCGCACCCCTACCAGCAGGCCTTCCAGCCGCTGCTGAAGGAGTTCACCGAGCTCACGGGCATCGAGGTGCAGGCCGACCTCGTCGCCGAGGCGGACTACTTCACCAAGCTCAACACCGAGCTCGCGGGCAAGACCGGTGCCCACGACGTCTTCATGACGGGTGCCTACTTCATCTGGCAGTACGGTCCGCCCGGCTGGATGGAGGACCTCAAGCCCTGGATCGAGAACTCCGCCGCGACGAGCGACGAGTACGACTTCGAGGACATCTACGAGGGTCTGCGGACGTCCACGCGGTGGGACTTCGAGAAGGGGTCCGAGCTCGGGACCGGTGGTCAGTGGGCCATCCCGTGGGGCTTCGAGACCAACGTCGTCGCCTACAACAAGAAGGAGTTCGACGCCCGCGGCATCGCGCTGCCGGAGACCTTCGACGACTTCATCCAGCTGGCCAACGACCTCACGGACCGCTCGCAGAACCGCTACGGCGTCGCCTTCCGCGGCTCCAAGTCGTGGGCCACGATCCACCCCGGTTTCATGACGCAGTTCACCCGCGAGGGCGCCAAGGACTACACGGCGGAGGGGACGACCTACACCGCGGCCATGAACTCCGACAAGGCCGTCGACTTCACCAAGAAGTGGGTCGACCTCGCCAAGTCCGCGGGTCCGACGTCCTGGACGACGTACGACTACCCCCAGTGCACCGGGGACCTCGGCAACGGCAACGCCATGATGGTCTACGACGCGGACAGCGCCACGTACCCCAAGCAGAAGGCCGGGGCCAGCGCCCAGGCCGGCAACCTCGCCTGGTACCCCGGCCCCGCCGGCCCCGACGGCAGCTACGCCACCAACCTGTGGACGTGGTCGCTGGCCATGAACGCGGCGTCGAAGAAGAAGCAGGCCGCGTGGCTCTTCATCCAGTGGGCGACGGGCAAGGAGGCCATGAACAAGGCCACGTCCTCCACCTTCGCCGACCCGGTCCGCGCCTCGGTGTTCGACGGCTCGTTCAAGCAGACGCTCGGCGAGTTCCCCGGGTACCTGGAGACGTTCGAGAAGGTCATCGACTCCACGAAGATCCAGTTCACGCCCCAGACGAAGTTCTTCGAGACGACCGAGGACTGGGCCGTGGCGCTGCAGGACATCTACTCCGGTGCGGACGCGAAGTCCCGCCTCGACGAGCTCGCCAAGGCCAACACG